The genomic region TAAAGTTCAGTCTTTCCAGAAGTTTAATTGAATGATTATTTTTCGGGTCAACTGAACCTGCTATTCTGTGTTTATTTAGTTTGTTGAATAGGTAATCAATGGTAATTTTCATGGCGCTTGTGGCATAACCTTTACCCTGGTGTAGTTTATTTAATGTACATCCAAGCTCACATTGAAAGCCATCATCACCAATGAAATGTATTCCTATGTCACCAATAATTTCATAAGAATGTTTTTCAATTATAACCAGTTGAAACCACGATTCCGGTTGATTAAATTCCGATGGGTTTTTTTCAATAAATCCATCTATTTCCTCAATAGTTTTTGGTATAAACCCTTGAAATTTGTTCGTTTCAGCGTCTGAACGATAATCAAAAACTTGTTCGCCATCTTTCGGTGTAATTGGTCTTAATAAGATTTTTTCAGTTTCTATCATTTTTCTTTAATCAGGATTATAAATAAGTTTTAATATGCTTTTCTCCCATTACACTTCATTGTCTAAGTTTTTCAACCCTTTTCTGATTTCCTCCCAATTTGGATTATCGCCAACGGTCCGCAGCTAAGAAACGTGGGCATCCGGAGCGATTTGTGTCCGCCCCCGACAATGCTATCAATGAAGAACGAACCATGCATAAACCACTTTTGTCCCATGTTATCTTAAGTGCTATTGGAGGTAGTATTTTATATTAATTAAAATATTTTCCTTTTAATGCGTCAATAATTATTTTATGGTCTTCTTCATCGTGAAGCCCAGATACAGTGATTGTCGCAACCATTCCTGCTTTTTTTACAAATATTGGAATAGAACCGCCTTTTGCAAGAAAATCTTTCTCATCCAGTCCAAAGGTTTTTTCCAATGTCATATTACCTTCCTTCAAATCATTTTTCACACATAATGAACTTTCTTCAAATTGTTTAGCAACATTTGCTTTTCGTCTAAGCCAATTGTGTTTGTCAGCGGGCAGGTTGTCGTCAACGTAGATGAAAATTGCATGATTTAATCTATCAATTTGAACTGCTACATTTTGATTTCGTTCTTTAGCCAAATTCACAATGGCTAACCCCATTTCAAGTCCAATCCTATTATTGAAGCTATCTAATTCTATTTTTTTTAATATTTCTTGTTTCATATTTCTGTCTTGAGCTTGAGAACTGGTAAAAACAACAACCATTAAAATGATACTAAAAACTTTTACTATA from Bacteroidota bacterium harbors:
- a CDS encoding GNAT family N-acetyltransferase, with the translated sequence MIETEKILLRPITPKDGEQVFDYRSDAETNKFQGFIPKTIEEIDGFIEKNPSEFNQPESWFQLVIIEKHSYEIIGDIGIHFIGDDGFQCELGCTLNKLHQGKGYATSAMKITIDYLFNKLNKHRIAGSVDPKNNHSIKLLERLNFRKEAHFKESLFINGEWVDDIVYGILKSEWEPKVQVL
- a CDS encoding heme-binding protein — translated: MKQEILKKIELDSFNNRIGLEMGLAIVNLAKERNQNVAVQIDRLNHAIFIYVDDNLPADKHNWLRRKANVAKQFEESSLCVKNDLKEGNMTLEKTFGLDEKDFLAKGGSIPIFVKKAGMVATITVSGLHDEEDHKIIIDALKGKYFN